A single Magnetovibrio sp. PR-2 DNA region contains:
- a CDS encoding isoprenyl transferase codes for MPIEPQSQNGDAPVPVHVAIIMDGNGRWAASRGLPRTEGHRRGAESVRVIIKEATASGVKYLTLFGFSSENWKRPSVEVMDLMGLLRLYLKKELADLHKQGVRFRVIGERARLAEDIQDLIRTAEERTKDNQGLNLVLALSYGGRAEISNAARALAEQVKAGDLDPADIDETMFSSQLETADVPDPDLLIRTSGEKRISNFLLWQTAYSEFVFVDTYWPDFRAEEFQNALAQYQTRERRYGAVGV; via the coding sequence ATGCCCATAGAACCTCAGTCCCAAAATGGTGATGCGCCCGTGCCTGTTCACGTGGCGATCATTATGGACGGCAATGGCCGTTGGGCGGCCAGCCGGGGGCTGCCGCGTACCGAAGGGCACCGTCGGGGCGCTGAATCCGTGCGCGTCATCATCAAGGAAGCCACTGCGTCGGGTGTGAAGTATCTGACCTTATTCGGTTTTTCTTCGGAAAACTGGAAGCGCCCGTCTGTTGAAGTGATGGACTTGATGGGGCTTTTGCGCCTGTATCTGAAAAAAGAGCTGGCGGATCTGCACAAACAAGGGGTGCGTTTTCGTGTGATCGGGGAACGCGCACGCTTGGCTGAGGATATTCAAGACCTGATCCGCACGGCCGAAGAGCGCACCAAGGACAACCAAGGCCTCAATCTTGTTTTGGCGCTGAGCTATGGCGGGCGCGCGGAAATCAGCAACGCAGCACGCGCGTTGGCCGAGCAAGTTAAAGCCGGTGATCTGGACCCGGCCGATATTGATGAGACCATGTTCTCAAGCCAACTTGAAACGGCAGATGTTCCCGACCCGGACCTCCTCATTCGCACCAGTGGCGAGAAACGCATTTCAAATTTCCTTTTGTGGCAAACGGCGTATTCTGAATTCGTATTTGTCGACACCTATTGGCCCGATTTCCGTGCCGAGGAATTCCAAAATGCTCTCGCCCAGTATCAAACGCGCGAACGCAGGTACGGTGCTGTCGGTGTCTAG
- a CDS encoding 1-deoxy-D-xylulose-5-phosphate reductoisomerase: MAVVSASPKPQTAPRSVTVLGSTGSIGTSTVDLLKRNPSDFVVEALTGNRNVQLLAAQAKELGAKQAVVADESLYGELKDLLFGTSIEAAAGDQAVSDAAARPSDIVLASIVGTAGLKPTLEAARRGALVALANKETLVSAGQVMTAEVQKGNATLIPVDSEHSAIFQVFDFERPEGVAKITLTASGGPFREKSLDEMSAMTPDEAVAHPNWDMGAKISIDSASMMNKGLEMIEAFHLFPISADQIEVLVHPQSVVHSTVSYVDGSVLAQMGTPDMRTPIAYALAWPQRMAAPSEPLDLSAVGTLTFEAPDLERFPALRLAGEALRAGGSVPTVLNAANEVAVAGFLDEKIGFLEIARTVEAVMDMMGRTDVGSLDEVFDIDAEARLRATALVAG; encoded by the coding sequence ATGGCTGTTGTAAGCGCATCCCCAAAGCCTCAAACGGCACCTCGGTCCGTAACGGTGCTGGGTTCGACCGGGTCCATCGGCACCAGTACCGTTGACTTGTTGAAACGCAATCCGTCCGATTTTGTCGTCGAAGCTCTGACCGGCAACCGTAATGTTCAGCTTTTGGCCGCTCAAGCCAAAGAATTGGGCGCAAAACAAGCCGTCGTGGCGGACGAAAGCCTTTATGGTGAGCTCAAGGATTTGCTTTTCGGCACCTCCATTGAGGCGGCTGCGGGCGATCAAGCTGTGTCGGATGCGGCAGCCCGGCCCTCGGATATCGTTTTGGCTTCCATTGTTGGGACAGCAGGGCTGAAGCCGACCCTTGAAGCGGCCCGGCGCGGTGCGCTGGTGGCTTTGGCCAACAAAGAGACCTTGGTTTCTGCAGGCCAAGTCATGACCGCCGAAGTGCAAAAGGGCAATGCGACTCTCATTCCGGTCGACAGCGAACACAGTGCGATCTTCCAAGTTTTCGATTTTGAGCGTCCCGAAGGTGTCGCCAAAATCACCCTGACGGCTTCCGGCGGGCCATTTCGGGAAAAAAGCTTAGACGAAATGTCGGCAATGACGCCCGATGAGGCTGTCGCGCATCCCAACTGGGACATGGGCGCGAAGATCAGCATCGACAGCGCGTCGATGATGAATAAAGGCCTCGAAATGATTGAGGCGTTTCACCTTTTCCCGATCTCGGCCGATCAAATTGAGGTGCTGGTGCACCCGCAATCGGTGGTGCACTCGACGGTTTCATACGTGGACGGCTCGGTTTTGGCGCAGATGGGGACGCCCGATATGCGCACCCCCATAGCCTACGCCTTGGCTTGGCCTCAGCGCATGGCCGCCCCGTCAGAACCTTTGGATTTATCGGCTGTTGGGACGTTGACGTTTGAGGCTCCAGACTTGGAACGCTTCCCGGCACTGCGTTTGGCAGGGGAGGCCTTGCGCGCCGGCGGTTCCGTGCCAACTGTATTAAATGCCGCCAATGAAGTCGCTGTCGCGGGCTTTTTGGACGAAAAAATCGGTTTTTTGGAAATTGCACGCACGGTTGAGGCTGTGATGGACATGATGGGGCGCACGGATGTGGGCTCTCTTGACGAAGTGTTCGACATAGACGCCGAAGCCCGATTGCGCGCAACAGCCCTGGTTGCAGGGTAA
- the frr gene encoding ribosome recycling factor, whose amino-acid sequence MKSDLERRMEGAVEVLHKECGGLRTGRASISLLDPVTVEAYGQAMPLNQVGTVGVPEPRMLTVQVWDKGMVKSVEKAIMDAGLGLNPQADGQLVRIPIPPLNEERRKELAKVAGKYAEEARVAVRNVRRHGMDELKKAEKDGDISEDEHRQYGDEIQKMTDANVAKIDETLAHKEEEIMQV is encoded by the coding sequence ATGAAATCGGACCTGGAACGGCGCATGGAAGGCGCAGTGGAGGTTCTGCACAAGGAATGTGGGGGGCTGCGTACAGGACGCGCCTCGATCAGTTTGTTGGACCCTGTGACTGTCGAAGCGTATGGTCAAGCCATGCCGCTCAACCAAGTCGGTACCGTCGGCGTTCCCGAACCGCGCATGCTCACCGTCCAGGTTTGGGACAAGGGCATGGTGAAATCGGTCGAAAAAGCCATTATGGACGCCGGTCTGGGCCTCAACCCGCAAGCCGACGGTCAGTTGGTCCGCATTCCCATTCCGCCGCTCAACGAAGAGCGCCGCAAGGAATTGGCGAAAGTTGCCGGCAAATACGCTGAAGAAGCCCGTGTGGCCGTGCGCAATGTGCGCCGTCATGGTATGGACGAGCTGAAAAAGGCGGAAAAAGACGGCGATATTTCTGAAGATGAGCACCGTCAATACGGCGATGAAATCCAGAAAATGACCGATGCAAACGTCGCAAAAATCGACGAAACCTTGGCGCACAAAGAAGAAGAGATCATGCAGGTCTAA
- the pyrH gene encoding UMP kinase yields MSEAPKYRRVLLKLSGEGLMGDKDFGLCTDTVSRIAQEIKDVHDMGVQICLVIGAGNIFRGVSSAAANIERTSADYMGMLATVMNALAMQSALEGKGVATRVQSAIPMNTVCEPFIRRRAVRHLEKDRVVIFAAGTGNPFFTTDTAAALRAIEMSSDALLKGTQVDGVYSADPKKDVNATRFDTLSYQQVLADDLRVMDTSAIALARDNALPILVFSLHTPGAFGEVVHGKGTFTIVE; encoded by the coding sequence ATGAGCGAAGCACCGAAGTATCGGCGCGTCTTGTTGAAACTCTCGGGCGAGGGATTGATGGGCGATAAGGATTTCGGATTGTGCACCGACACGGTCTCCCGCATTGCCCAAGAAATCAAAGATGTGCACGATATGGGCGTGCAGATTTGTCTGGTCATCGGGGCGGGCAACATCTTTCGCGGTGTGTCTTCCGCAGCGGCCAATATTGAACGCACCAGCGCGGACTATATGGGCATGCTGGCCACCGTGATGAACGCGCTTGCGATGCAAAGCGCGTTGGAAGGCAAGGGGGTTGCGACGCGGGTTCAATCGGCTATACCCATGAACACCGTATGCGAGCCGTTCATTCGCCGCCGCGCCGTGCGTCATTTGGAAAAGGACCGCGTGGTGATTTTTGCCGCCGGCACCGGTAATCCGTTTTTCACCACCGACACGGCAGCAGCTTTGCGCGCCATTGAAATGAGCTCGGATGCATTGTTGAAAGGCACCCAGGTCGACGGTGTCTACAGCGCAGACCCGAAAAAAGATGTGAACGCGACGCGTTTCGATACGCTCAGCTATCAACAGGTTTTAGCAGACGATTTGCGGGTCATGGACACCTCCGCCATTGCTTTGGCGCGCGACAATGCTTTACCCATCCTAGTGTTTTCGCTACATACCCCAGGCGCGTTTGGTGAAGTGGTGCATGGAAAAGGCACCTTCACCATTGTAGAGTGA
- a CDS encoding phosphatidate cytidylyltransferase, whose amino-acid sequence MLSPSIKRANAGTVLSVSSSMNQALKLRLLSAFVLAPLVLAGVYVGGWIYVALIALMGLILMSEWANMVEKRAPWMVLGVFYVALSVWALWALRQDPQFGRLTIFWLLAVVWGADTGGYAFGKNIGGPKLAPRISPNKTWSGFLGGTLLAALAGWGVVSYFRPEVALNDAGLSVVLLGAALAVVSQIGDLLESSVKRRFDVKDSGTIIPGHGGVFDRVDGLVAAAIALAFVNLSLQETVLAWLL is encoded by the coding sequence ATGCTCTCGCCCAGTATCAAACGCGCGAACGCAGGTACGGTGCTGTCGGTGTCTAGCTCCATGAACCAAGCTTTGAAATTGCGCCTGCTGTCTGCTTTTGTGCTGGCGCCGTTGGTGTTGGCTGGCGTTTACGTTGGCGGCTGGATTTACGTGGCATTGATCGCCCTAATGGGTCTGATCTTGATGTCAGAGTGGGCCAATATGGTTGAAAAACGCGCCCCCTGGATGGTGTTGGGCGTTTTCTACGTTGCTCTATCCGTTTGGGCATTGTGGGCCCTGCGCCAGGACCCGCAATTTGGGCGGTTGACCATCTTTTGGCTTCTGGCCGTTGTCTGGGGGGCGGATACGGGCGGTTATGCGTTTGGAAAGAACATCGGCGGACCAAAATTGGCGCCGCGCATCAGCCCGAACAAAACCTGGTCCGGTTTTTTGGGCGGGACCTTGTTAGCCGCTTTGGCGGGGTGGGGGGTCGTGTCTTATTTTCGCCCTGAAGTCGCGCTAAACGATGCCGGTCTCTCCGTGGTGCTGCTGGGTGCTGCGCTGGCTGTGGTTAGCCAGATCGGCGATTTGCTGGAAAGTAGCGTCAAACGCCGCTTTGACGTTAAAGACAGCGGCACAATCATTCCCGGCCACGGCGGCGTGTTCGACCGGGTGGACGGTTTGGTGGCAGCGGCCATCGCGTTGGCCTTCGTGAATTTATCTTTGCAAGAGACTGTGTTGGCATGGCTGTTGTAA